From a single Fulvivirga ulvae genomic region:
- the fahA gene encoding fumarylacetoacetase codes for MIKANDPSLKSWVEVPENSDFPIQNLPFGIFKTDYMEAGAGVAIGDYILDLTYLHENGFLDGLGLPSGVFNHHYLNHFIGLGKEKTREVRNRISELLEAGNDELRDNKPAREIALVPMDEAEMLMPVKVPNYTDFYSSEEHATNVGTMFRDPDNALLPNWKHIPVGYHGRASSIVASGVDIHRPKGQTKAPDADKPSFGPCKRLDFELEMAFITCKENGLGNSIPTGKAEDFIFGFVLFNDWSARDIQVWEYVPLGPFLAKNFASSISPWIVTMDALEPFRTKGPEQKPEVLPYLEVKGAKNFDINLQVLLQPEGGEENAICNSNFKYMYWNVNQQLAHHTINGCNIQVGDMYASGTISGPTPDSYGSMLELAWKGTKPIKLSDGSERKFLEDGDTIIMRGYAEKDGLRIGFGEVKSKVLPAK; via the coding sequence ATGATAAAAGCGAACGACCCATCTCTGAAATCGTGGGTGGAAGTACCGGAAAATTCTGATTTTCCTATACAAAACCTACCTTTTGGTATTTTTAAAACCGATTATATGGAGGCGGGTGCAGGAGTCGCCATTGGCGATTATATCCTCGACCTTACATACTTGCATGAAAATGGCTTTTTAGATGGGCTTGGATTGCCTTCGGGTGTGTTCAATCACCATTATCTCAATCATTTTATTGGCCTGGGCAAGGAGAAGACCCGCGAGGTCCGCAACAGGATCTCCGAACTGCTTGAGGCTGGTAACGATGAATTGCGTGACAATAAGCCAGCCAGGGAAATAGCACTTGTGCCTATGGATGAGGCTGAAATGCTGATGCCGGTGAAGGTGCCCAACTATACTGACTTTTATAGCAGTGAAGAGCATGCGACTAATGTCGGTACCATGTTCCGTGATCCGGACAATGCTTTGCTGCCAAACTGGAAGCACATCCCAGTAGGCTATCATGGCCGGGCTTCTTCTATTGTAGCTTCGGGTGTGGATATTCATCGTCCGAAAGGGCAAACCAAAGCCCCGGATGCAGATAAGCCGTCTTTTGGTCCGTGTAAAAGACTTGATTTTGAACTTGAAATGGCCTTCATTACCTGCAAGGAAAATGGCCTCGGCAACAGTATACCTACAGGCAAAGCTGAAGATTTTATATTTGGTTTTGTGCTGTTCAACGACTGGTCAGCGCGTGACATCCAGGTATGGGAATATGTGCCATTAGGCCCCTTCCTAGCTAAAAACTTTGCTTCATCTATTTCTCCATGGATTGTTACCATGGATGCCCTTGAACCTTTCAGGACCAAAGGCCCTGAGCAGAAGCCGGAAGTACTTCCATACCTTGAAGTAAAAGGTGCTAAAAACTTTGATATCAACCTCCAGGTGTTGTTACAACCGGAGGGTGGTGAAGAAAATGCGATCTGTAACAGTAATTTCAAATACATGTACTGGAATGTGAACCAACAACTGGCACATCATACCATAAATGGTTGCAACATCCAGGTAGGTGATATGTATGCCTCAGGTACTATCAGCGGGCCTACACCGGACTCATACGGATCAATGCTTGAACTGGCCTGGAAGGGTACAAAGCCTATTAAACTTTCTGATGGCTCAGAGAGGAAGTTTCTCGAAGATGGTGATACCATTATCATGAGAGGATATGCCGAAAAAGATGGCTTGAGAATAGGTTTTGGAGAAGTGAAATCAAAAGTTTTACCTGCAAAATAA
- a CDS encoding NYN domain-containing protein has translation MNLNLAVLIDGDNIPSAYLKEMMEEIAKYGNPTIKRIYGDWTKPNLSRWKNLLLENAITPIQQYGYTTGKNATDSAMIIDAMDILYSGKVNGFCLVSSDSDFTRLATRLREAGMQVFGIGEKKTPNPFIVACDKFIYIEILKNQQEESSSDVSETTSQKKSNVDKITQKEIRLISSTISDLEDEDGWAFLGDVGGLLQKKQPNFDSRNYGFQKLTPLIKSIKNFEVEQRETAGGRTKLIYVRVKKNMKSKSK, from the coding sequence ATGAACCTAAACCTTGCAGTACTTATTGATGGCGATAACATACCCTCTGCCTACCTGAAAGAAATGATGGAGGAGATAGCCAAATATGGTAACCCAACCATCAAAAGGATCTATGGGGACTGGACAAAACCCAACCTTTCCAGATGGAAAAATCTGCTTCTGGAGAATGCCATTACTCCTATTCAACAATATGGTTATACAACGGGCAAAAATGCGACAGACTCTGCCATGATCATCGATGCCATGGATATCCTATACTCGGGCAAGGTCAATGGTTTTTGCCTGGTATCCAGCGACAGTGATTTCACACGGCTGGCTACAAGGTTACGCGAAGCAGGAATGCAAGTGTTCGGCATAGGAGAAAAAAAGACCCCGAATCCTTTCATTGTAGCTTGCGACAAATTTATATACATAGAAATACTTAAAAACCAACAGGAAGAAAGTTCATCGGATGTTTCTGAAACAACATCGCAGAAGAAAAGTAATGTAGATAAGATAACCCAAAAAGAGATCCGGCTTATATCTTCCACCATTTCTGATCTTGAAGACGAAGACGGATGGGCATTTTTAGGTGATGTTGGTGGACTTTTGCAAAAAAAGCAACCAAATTTTGATTCGAGGAATTACGGGTTCCAGAAATTAACACCGCTTATTAAGTCTATTAAAAACTTTGAGGTTGAGCAACGAGAGACAGCGGGTGGACGCACCAAACTGATCTATGTCCGGGTAAAGAAAAATATGAAGAGCAAGTCCAAATAA
- a CDS encoding Lrp/AsnC family transcriptional regulator: MDIKLDETDIKILEILQKEGRITTKALADRLKLSTTPVYERIKRLEREKIIDKYVALLNQKKLDIKLTVFIFISLKNHTRSYLESFIDEMNKFDEVTECYHVAGGFDFFLKVIIKDMEAYEAFLLTKLSVNTNIAHVQSSFVLSRSKHSTALRVRK, from the coding sequence ATGGACATTAAATTAGACGAAACAGACATTAAGATCCTGGAAATCCTTCAAAAGGAAGGACGGATCACCACCAAAGCTCTTGCTGACCGGCTCAAGCTTTCCACTACACCGGTCTATGAAAGGATCAAACGTCTGGAGCGTGAGAAGATCATTGATAAGTATGTAGCGTTGCTCAATCAGAAGAAGCTCGACATCAAACTGACGGTTTTTATTTTCATCAGCCTGAAAAACCATACCCGCTCATACCTGGAAAGCTTTATTGATGAAATGAATAAATTTGATGAAGTAACAGAATGCTACCACGTGGCCGGGGGATTTGATTTTTTTCTCAAGGTAATCATCAAAGACATGGAAGCCTATGAAGCTTTTTTATTGACCAAACTATCCGTCAACACCAATATTGCCCATGTACAAAGCTCTTTTGTGCTGTCCAGAAGCAAGCATTCCACGGCGCTAAGAGTAAGGAAATAA
- a CDS encoding valine--tRNA ligase → MSLSTKYDPSAVEDKWYKHWMDNKFFHSEPNPDKEPYTIVIPPPNVTGVLHMGHMLNNTIQDVLIRKARMEGKEACWVPGTDHASIATEAKVVAMLKEKGINKKDLTREEFLKYAWEWKEKYGGIILEQLKKLGASCDWDRTRFTMEESLSEAVIEVFVDLHNKGLIYRGVRMVNWDPQGKTALSDDEVIHKEVQSKLYYVNYKIEGEDTFLTVATTRPETILGDTAICINPNDPRHQHLKGKRALVPLINRSIPIIEDEYVSMEFGTGCLKVTPAHDINDYELGIKHNLESIDILNDDGTLNEKAQIFVGEDRFVVRKKISKELDAVGQLSKVEDYTNNVGFSERTNAVIEPKLSMQWFLKMEDITKPALENVMNDEIQLIPPKFKNTYSHWMENVRDWCISRQLWWGHQIPAYYLPNGKYVVGVSKEKALEKAKELDPNITIEQLTQDEDVLDTWFSSWLWPISVFDGFKNPDNPDINYYYPTNDLVTAPEILFFWVARMIIAGYEYKGEKPFKNVYLTGIVRDKQGRKMSKSLGNSPDPIDLIKEYGADGVRTGMLFSSPAGNDLPFDVKLCEQGRNFANKIWNAFRLVKSWEVDENLGGVQNEAPIAWFQARFDQTLMEVEDHFSKFRISDALMSIYKLIWNDFCSWYLEMIKPEYQKPIDPKTLESTINFFEKLMKMLHPFMPFISEELWHELKERDSKDCIIVAEWPKAGKYDEKILASAEQAFEIITNIRNIRNSKQISPKDLLTLKIKSENFEQFSTFTPVILKLANLEAIESTDQKEDNAASFVLKGDEFFIPLAGSIDLDKEREELQKELEYTRGFLTSVDKKLRNERFVNNAPPQVVEMEKKKKADAEAKLKVLEESLAKM, encoded by the coding sequence ATGTCACTTTCAACTAAGTATGACCCGTCTGCGGTAGAAGACAAATGGTACAAGCACTGGATGGACAACAAATTTTTCCATTCGGAACCAAACCCTGATAAAGAACCATACACCATTGTCATCCCTCCACCGAACGTCACCGGTGTGCTGCACATGGGCCACATGCTTAACAATACCATTCAGGATGTACTGATCCGAAAAGCCCGTATGGAAGGTAAAGAAGCCTGCTGGGTACCCGGAACAGACCACGCTTCGATTGCTACGGAAGCCAAGGTAGTGGCTATGTTGAAGGAAAAGGGTATTAACAAAAAAGACCTTACAAGAGAAGAGTTTCTGAAATATGCCTGGGAATGGAAAGAGAAGTATGGAGGCATCATCCTGGAGCAATTGAAAAAGCTTGGTGCTTCATGCGATTGGGATAGGACACGCTTCACCATGGAGGAAAGCCTGTCTGAGGCTGTAATCGAAGTATTTGTTGACCTGCATAACAAAGGCCTCATTTACCGTGGCGTAAGAATGGTAAACTGGGACCCACAGGGAAAGACTGCATTGTCTGACGATGAGGTAATCCATAAGGAGGTACAGTCGAAACTGTACTATGTAAATTATAAAATAGAAGGCGAGGACACCTTCTTAACCGTGGCCACCACCCGTCCTGAAACTATACTGGGTGATACTGCCATATGTATTAATCCTAATGACCCAAGGCACCAGCACCTGAAAGGAAAAAGAGCTTTGGTGCCCTTGATCAACAGGTCTATTCCTATTATAGAAGATGAATACGTATCCATGGAGTTTGGTACCGGTTGCCTGAAAGTAACCCCTGCCCATGATATCAATGACTACGAACTCGGCATTAAGCACAACCTGGAGTCAATCGACATCCTCAATGACGATGGTACGCTTAATGAAAAGGCCCAGATTTTTGTAGGTGAGGACAGGTTTGTAGTAAGAAAGAAAATATCCAAGGAACTTGATGCCGTTGGTCAGCTTTCGAAAGTTGAAGACTACACCAATAATGTTGGCTTCTCTGAAAGGACTAATGCGGTAATAGAGCCGAAACTTTCCATGCAGTGGTTCCTGAAAATGGAAGACATCACAAAGCCCGCATTGGAAAACGTGATGAATGATGAAATTCAGCTTATTCCACCGAAATTTAAGAATACCTACAGCCACTGGATGGAGAACGTTCGTGACTGGTGTATTTCGCGCCAGCTCTGGTGGGGCCACCAAATCCCGGCTTATTACCTGCCTAATGGCAAATATGTAGTAGGCGTAAGCAAAGAGAAGGCATTGGAGAAGGCCAAAGAACTTGACCCGAATATAACCATAGAACAGCTTACTCAGGATGAAGATGTACTGGACACCTGGTTTTCTTCATGGCTATGGCCCATTTCGGTATTTGATGGGTTCAAAAATCCGGATAATCCGGACATTAACTACTATTACCCTACCAATGACCTGGTGACAGCCCCTGAAATATTGTTCTTCTGGGTTGCCCGAATGATCATAGCCGGGTATGAGTATAAAGGTGAGAAGCCTTTCAAAAATGTTTATCTTACCGGTATAGTAAGAGACAAGCAGGGCAGAAAAATGTCCAAATCGTTAGGTAACTCACCAGACCCGATTGATCTTATTAAAGAGTATGGTGCTGATGGCGTTAGAACTGGTATGCTGTTTAGTTCTCCTGCCGGTAACGACCTACCGTTTGACGTGAAGCTTTGCGAGCAGGGCAGAAACTTTGCCAACAAGATCTGGAATGCATTCAGGCTGGTAAAGAGCTGGGAAGTAGATGAAAACCTTGGTGGCGTCCAAAATGAGGCTCCTATTGCCTGGTTCCAGGCCCGTTTCGACCAGACTTTAATGGAAGTTGAAGACCACTTCTCAAAATTCAGGATCTCTGATGCCCTGATGTCAATTTATAAGTTGATCTGGAACGACTTCTGTTCATGGTACCTGGAAATGATAAAGCCGGAATATCAAAAGCCGATAGACCCTAAAACGCTGGAAAGCACGATTAACTTCTTTGAGAAACTGATGAAGATGCTTCATCCGTTCATGCCATTCATATCAGAAGAGCTATGGCACGAGCTAAAGGAAAGGGATAGCAAAGACTGCATTATCGTAGCCGAATGGCCAAAAGCCGGCAAGTACGATGAAAAAATACTGGCTTCGGCCGAGCAGGCTTTTGAGATCATCACAAACATCAGAAATATCAGAAACTCAAAGCAGATCTCTCCAAAGGACTTACTTACACTTAAAATAAAGTCTGAGAACTTCGAGCAGTTCAGCACCTTTACCCCGGTAATACTCAAACTGGCCAACCTTGAGGCTATAGAGTCTACTGACCAAAAAGAAGACAATGCAGCCAGCTTCGTTTTAAAAGGTGATGAATTTTTCATTCCCCTGGCAGGTAGCATTGACCTGGACAAGGAGCGAGAAGAACTGCAAAAGGAGCTGGAATACACCCGTGGCTTCCTTACTTCTGTCGACAAGAAGCTTAGGAATGAGCGCTTTGTAAACAACGCTCCTCCCCAGGTAGTGGAGATGGAAAAGAAGAAAAAAGCCGATGCCGAAGCTAAGCTGAAGGTATTGGAAGAGAGTTTAGCGAAGATGTAG
- a CDS encoding VOC family protein: MNQRLVQIALVVEDYDAAIEFYTRKLHFDLIEDTKMSETKRWVVVKPKGSGNCSLLLAKGADDEQRSRIGNQTGGRVFLFLHTDDFERDYQNLLTNDIKIVRGPSKELYGTVAVFEDLYGNLWDLIEPANV; the protein is encoded by the coding sequence ATGAATCAAAGACTTGTTCAAATTGCTCTGGTCGTAGAAGATTATGATGCCGCCATTGAGTTCTATACCAGGAAGCTTCATTTCGACCTGATCGAAGACACAAAAATGAGTGAAACCAAGAGATGGGTAGTTGTAAAACCAAAAGGCTCCGGCAATTGCAGCTTATTGCTGGCGAAGGGCGCTGATGACGAACAAAGATCAAGAATCGGTAACCAAACCGGTGGACGGGTTTTCCTTTTCCTGCATACCGATGATTTTGAAAGGGACTATCAGAACCTTTTAACAAATGATATTAAAATCGTGAGAGGGCCTTCAAAAGAACTCTATGGTACGGTGGCTGTATTTGAGGACCTGTATGGAAACTTATGGGACCTGATAGAGCCCGCAAATGTATGA
- the hppD gene encoding 4-hydroxyphenylpyruvate dioxygenase: MSQVENTEIKKIFKDAEDFLPLNGTDYVELIVGNAKQAAHFYKTAFGFQSLAYSGLETGVKDKASYVLVQDKIRLVLTTPLGQGGEYNKHLDQHGDGVKVVALWVDDATKSWKETTARGAKSYMEPTKVEDENGHIIKSGIHTYGDTIHIFIERKNYNGVFLPGYKKWETVYNPEPVGLRYIDHMVGNVGWNEMNKWVNFYKDVMGFAQLVSFDDKDISTDYTALMSKVMTNGNGRIKFPINEPAEGKKKSQIEEYLDFYNGSGVQHIAVATNNIIETVTALRDRGVEFLRVPTTYYDTVLDRVGEIDEDLDPLKELGILIDRDDEGYLLQIFTKPVCDRPTLFFEIIQRKGAKSFGKGNFKALFEAIEREQELRGTL, from the coding sequence ATGTCACAAGTAGAAAACACTGAAATAAAGAAGATTTTCAAAGACGCAGAAGACTTCCTCCCACTTAATGGTACAGACTATGTCGAACTGATAGTAGGCAATGCCAAACAGGCAGCGCATTTTTACAAGACGGCTTTTGGCTTTCAGTCGCTGGCTTATTCAGGGCTGGAGACTGGTGTGAAGGACAAAGCTTCATATGTGCTGGTGCAGGATAAGATCCGTCTGGTATTGACCACTCCTTTGGGACAGGGGGGCGAGTATAACAAGCATCTGGACCAGCATGGCGATGGTGTAAAGGTTGTCGCCCTTTGGGTAGATGATGCTACCAAATCATGGAAAGAGACTACTGCCAGAGGCGCTAAGTCATATATGGAGCCTACAAAAGTGGAGGATGAAAACGGGCACATCATCAAATCCGGTATTCATACTTATGGTGACACCATACATATTTTCATTGAGCGCAAAAACTACAATGGCGTGTTTTTGCCCGGCTATAAGAAGTGGGAAACTGTCTACAACCCTGAGCCTGTAGGGCTTCGCTATATAGACCATATGGTAGGTAATGTAGGCTGGAATGAAATGAATAAATGGGTAAACTTTTATAAGGATGTCATGGGGTTTGCCCAGTTGGTATCTTTTGATGATAAAGATATTTCTACTGACTACACTGCCTTGATGAGTAAGGTAATGACCAACGGCAACGGTAGGATCAAATTCCCAATCAATGAGCCGGCTGAGGGCAAGAAAAAATCCCAGATTGAAGAATACCTTGACTTCTATAATGGTTCCGGTGTGCAGCACATTGCCGTAGCCACCAACAACATTATAGAAACAGTAACAGCATTGAGAGACAGAGGGGTAGAGTTTCTTAGAGTGCCAACTACATACTACGATACTGTGCTGGACAGGGTAGGAGAGATCGATGAGGATCTGGATCCGCTAAAAGAGCTTGGAATACTGATTGACAGGGATGATGAAGGTTATCTGCTGCAAATCTTTACCAAGCCGGTATGTGACAGGCCTACTTTGTTTTTTGAAATTATCCAGCGAAAGGGTGCTAAGTCTTTTGGAAAAGGTAATTTTAAGGCCTTGTTTGAAGCCATAGAAAGAGAGCAGGAGCTGAGAGGTACACTGTAA
- a CDS encoding flavin reductase family protein, whose product MLRIDPKEVSVGKMHGYLLGAVAPRPIAFASTIDKEGNVNLSPFSFFNCFSANPPILVFSPARRGRDNTTKHTYENVLEVKEVVINIVNYDMVEQMSLASTEYGKGVNEFEKAGLTPVASEIVGPPRVGEAPAAFECKVIEVKPLGSEGGAGNLVICEVLLAHIKDEILDENQVIDPFKLDAVARMGGNWYCRAQGESIFEIPKPLTTLGMGVDQIPERIRYSKVLTGNNLGRLGNTEVLPTDDEVKAYAVNEEVGKILTGSSDVEGDLHRLAQQHLENGNVKTAWKILLQDY is encoded by the coding sequence ATGTTGAGAATAGATCCTAAAGAAGTATCTGTTGGAAAAATGCATGGCTATTTGCTAGGCGCCGTGGCACCCAGACCGATTGCATTTGCCAGCACCATAGATAAAGAAGGCAATGTAAACCTCAGTCCCTTTAGCTTTTTCAATTGCTTTAGTGCCAACCCGCCCATATTGGTATTTTCTCCGGCCAGAAGAGGTCGTGACAATACCACCAAGCATACCTATGAAAATGTGCTTGAAGTAAAAGAGGTTGTGATCAACATTGTTAACTATGACATGGTGGAGCAGATGTCCCTGGCCAGTACGGAGTATGGTAAAGGGGTTAATGAGTTTGAAAAAGCTGGCCTTACTCCTGTAGCTTCTGAGATCGTAGGGCCTCCGAGAGTGGGCGAAGCCCCTGCAGCTTTTGAGTGTAAAGTAATAGAAGTGAAGCCATTGGGTAGCGAAGGTGGCGCAGGTAATCTAGTAATCTGTGAAGTACTGCTGGCCCATATTAAAGATGAAATACTTGACGAAAATCAGGTAATAGACCCCTTTAAGCTGGATGCAGTGGCCCGAATGGGGGGTAACTGGTACTGCAGGGCACAGGGCGAATCTATTTTTGAAATCCCAAAACCATTGACTACTCTTGGTATGGGTGTAGATCAGATCCCTGAGCGGATCAGGTATAGCAAAGTGCTTACCGGTAACAACCTGGGACGCCTGGGCAATACCGAAGTGCTGCCTACTGACGATGAAGTGAAGGCTTATGCGGTTAATGAAGAAGTAGGAAAGATATTGACAGGTTCATCAGATGTTGAAGGTGATTTACACAGGTTGGCTCAACAACATCTGGAAAATGGAAATGTCAAAACTGCCTGGAAAATTTTACTCCAGGACTATTAG
- a CDS encoding Glu/Leu/Phe/Val dehydrogenase dimerization domain-containing protein, which yields MKELLEKFENKRPEVVFEWYDDETGAEGWVVINSLRGGAAGGGTRMRKGLDKREVESLAKTMEVKFTVSGPAIGGAKSGINFDPNDPRKPQVLKKWFAAVKPLLKNYYGTGGDLNVDEIHEVIPITENNGVWHPQEGVFSGHFKPSEAQTINRIGQLRHGVIKVLEDEKYTPSLARKYTVADMITGYGVAEALRHYYDIWGGDIATKKAVIQGWGNVGAAAGFYLAQMGVKVVGIIDREGGVINEDGFSFDEIKAFFLNRKGNQLVADNIIPFDEINEKIWDMDYEIFVPAAASRLITRDQVDRMIASNLEVFSCGANVPFADKEIFFGPIGLFADQRCSVIPDFIANCGMARVFAYLMSDEVSLEDEAIFNDTSNIIRKALEKAHAANKEKTNIASTSFEIALEQLV from the coding sequence ATGAAAGAATTACTTGAGAAGTTTGAAAATAAAAGGCCTGAAGTGGTTTTTGAATGGTACGATGATGAAACCGGCGCAGAAGGCTGGGTGGTGATCAACTCACTGCGTGGCGGTGCAGCCGGAGGAGGTACCCGGATGCGAAAGGGACTGGATAAGCGTGAAGTGGAATCCCTTGCCAAAACCATGGAAGTAAAATTTACTGTTTCCGGGCCTGCCATTGGCGGAGCAAAATCCGGAATAAACTTCGATCCTAACGACCCTAGAAAACCTCAGGTTTTAAAAAAATGGTTTGCTGCAGTTAAGCCGCTTTTAAAAAATTACTATGGTACAGGTGGAGACCTGAATGTGGATGAGATCCATGAAGTGATCCCTATTACCGAAAACAATGGTGTATGGCACCCGCAGGAAGGTGTATTTTCAGGTCATTTTAAGCCTTCGGAGGCCCAGACCATTAATCGAATCGGCCAACTCAGGCATGGTGTGATCAAGGTGCTGGAAGATGAAAAATATACGCCTTCACTGGCCAGAAAGTATACCGTAGCGGATATGATCACTGGCTATGGTGTTGCAGAGGCTCTAAGGCACTACTACGACATCTGGGGCGGTGATATTGCTACCAAAAAAGCTGTGATACAAGGCTGGGGCAATGTAGGTGCGGCCGCAGGTTTTTATCTGGCTCAAATGGGTGTGAAAGTAGTTGGAATTATAGACCGTGAAGGCGGTGTTATTAACGAAGATGGTTTCTCATTTGATGAGATAAAGGCCTTTTTCCTGAACAGAAAGGGCAATCAACTCGTTGCTGATAATATAATCCCTTTTGATGAGATTAATGAAAAGATCTGGGACATGGACTATGAAATTTTCGTTCCCGCCGCAGCTTCAAGGCTGATCACCAGAGATCAGGTGGACAGAATGATTGCTTCTAACCTGGAGGTATTCTCTTGTGGTGCCAATGTGCCTTTTGCAGACAAAGAAATATTCTTCGGTCCGATCGGTCTTTTTGCAGACCAGAGGTGTTCGGTTATTCCTGATTTTATCGCCAACTGCGGTATGGCGAGAGTCTTTGCTTATCTGATGAGTGATGAGGTGAGCCTGGAAGATGAGGCTATTTTTAATGATACCTCAAACATCATTCGCAAGGCTTTGGAGAAGGCGCATGCCGCCAATAAGGAGAAAACCAACATTGCCAGCACTTCTTTTGAAATAGCCTTAGAACAGTTAGTTTAA
- a CDS encoding four helix bundle protein, producing MGFKFENLIIWQRAMELGENINGLCGKFPKEEIYNLSSQLRRAGDSVAFNISEGAIGQSNAEFKKFMGYAIRSLAEVVTCLHKAERREYITKEEFKIHYDYSYNLMNMMVAFKEKIR from the coding sequence ATGGGATTTAAGTTTGAGAACCTGATAATATGGCAGAGAGCAATGGAATTAGGTGAAAATATAAATGGATTATGTGGCAAGTTCCCTAAAGAGGAAATTTATAACCTTTCATCTCAATTGAGGAGAGCAGGTGACTCTGTTGCTTTTAATATTTCTGAAGGTGCAATCGGTCAATCCAATGCAGAGTTTAAGAAATTCATGGGCTATGCCATACGTTCACTTGCTGAGGTCGTTACCTGTCTTCATAAAGCCGAAAGGCGGGAATATATAACAAAAGAAGAGTTTAAAATACATTATGACTATTCGTACAACCTGATGAATATGATGGTTGCTTTTAAAGAAAAAATACGTTGA
- a CDS encoding homogentisate 1,2-dioxygenase, protein MPIYHQLGKIPHKRHTTFKKPDGSYYYEELFGTIGFDGMSSLLYHEHRPTQVKEIMNKRSVAPKIARENNIQSYRLRGFQIRPEDDYLDSRKPVLVNSDVSIILAAPRKSVRDYFYKNTDADELIFVHKGSGKLRTFMGNIDFKYGDYLLVPRGMIYIMDFDTEDNRLFIVESKRPIYTPKKYRNWFGQLLEHSPFCERDIRRPSELETYDNKGDFIVKVKKQGDLFDMVYARHPFSVVGWDGYNYPYAFSIHDFEPITGRVHQPPPVHQTFETDAFVVCSFVPRIYDYHPESIPAPYNHSNIDSDEVLYYVDGDFMSRNDIEAGHISLHPAGIPHGPHPGAMERSLGKKDTQELAVMVDTFKPLMVTEEAMAIADESYYRSWLE, encoded by the coding sequence ATGCCAATATATCACCAACTAGGAAAAATTCCCCACAAGCGGCACACGACTTTCAAGAAGCCGGATGGGTCGTACTATTACGAAGAGCTGTTTGGTACCATAGGGTTCGACGGCATGTCGTCTCTGTTATACCATGAGCACCGGCCTACTCAGGTAAAGGAGATAATGAACAAAAGGTCAGTCGCTCCTAAAATAGCCAGAGAGAACAACATCCAATCTTACAGGCTTCGCGGTTTTCAGATCAGGCCGGAAGATGACTACCTGGACAGCAGGAAACCTGTGCTGGTCAACAGCGATGTGTCCATTATCCTGGCTGCCCCGAGAAAATCGGTAAGGGATTATTTCTATAAAAATACGGATGCAGACGAGCTGATCTTTGTGCATAAAGGCTCGGGCAAATTGAGGACTTTTATGGGCAACATTGACTTTAAGTATGGTGACTATCTTCTGGTGCCAAGGGGGATGATCTATATCATGGATTTTGATACCGAGGATAACAGACTGTTTATTGTAGAGTCGAAAAGACCTATTTATACGCCTAAGAAATACCGCAACTGGTTTGGACAGCTTTTGGAGCATTCGCCATTTTGCGAGCGCGATATCAGAAGGCCGTCTGAGCTGGAAACATATGACAACAAAGGCGACTTCATTGTGAAGGTGAAAAAACAGGGCGACCTTTTTGATATGGTGTATGCCCGTCACCCTTTCAGTGTAGTAGGTTGGGATGGTTATAACTATCCTTATGCCTTCTCAATCCATGACTTCGAGCCCATTACCGGCCGCGTTCATCAGCCACCGCCGGTACACCAGACTTTTGAGACTGATGCTTTCGTAGTTTGCTCATTTGTGCCCAGAATTTACGATTACCACCCTGAATCTATACCTGCTCCATACAACCACAGCAACATAGACTCAGACGAGGTGCTTTACTACGTAGACGGCGACTTCATGAGCAGAAACGACATCGAAGCAGGACATATTTCACTACACCCTGCAGGAATCCCCCACGGCCCGCATCCCGGAGCCATGGAAAGAAGCCTCGGTAAAAAAGACACCCAGGAACTCGCCGTAATGGTCGACACCTTTAAACCCCTGATGGTGACTGAGGAAGCCATGGCTATCGCCGATGAGAGTTATTATAGGTCGTGGCTGGAATAA